The Candidatus Accumulibacter similis genome has a segment encoding these proteins:
- a CDS encoding DMT family transporter — protein sequence MRMRDLCDLVLLAALWGGSFLFMRYAAPAFGPLPLIWLRVAVAAACLTPLLMLRRQVGVLREHAFGIVVVGVFSSALPFALIAWAMLSITAGLASILNATVPIFTALIGAVWLRERLGTTRAAGLVVGFVGVLMLAAGQADFKPGGSGWAILAMLLATLSYGLAAHLTRRLLGEVPALVSAAGSQIAAAIVMTPLALWSWPAESPGHLAWSAAITLGVGCTALAFLIFFRLIANVGAARAVTVTFLIPLFGVLWGNIILGERLDAGMLVGGAIVVLGTALATGVLRWPSRRRA from the coding sequence ATGCGCATGCGCGACCTGTGCGACCTTGTCCTGCTGGCCGCTCTCTGGGGCGGCTCCTTCCTGTTCATGCGCTACGCGGCGCCGGCCTTTGGCCCGCTGCCGCTGATCTGGCTGCGTGTGGCGGTGGCAGCGGCCTGCCTGACGCCCTTGCTGATGTTGCGGCGGCAGGTCGGGGTGCTGCGCGAGCACGCGTTTGGCATCGTGGTCGTCGGGGTCTTCAGTTCGGCGCTACCCTTTGCGCTGATTGCCTGGGCGATGCTGTCGATCACCGCCGGCCTGGCGTCGATTCTCAATGCGACGGTACCGATCTTCACCGCGCTGATCGGCGCCGTGTGGTTGCGCGAGCGCCTCGGCACGACGCGCGCTGCCGGTCTGGTCGTCGGTTTCGTCGGCGTTCTCATGCTCGCTGCCGGCCAAGCCGACTTCAAGCCTGGCGGCAGCGGCTGGGCGATCCTGGCCATGCTGCTGGCGACATTGTCGTACGGCCTTGCCGCCCATCTGACGCGACGCCTTCTTGGCGAGGTGCCGGCGCTGGTCAGTGCCGCCGGCTCGCAGATCGCCGCCGCGATCGTCATGACCCCCCTCGCGCTCTGGTCCTGGCCGGCGGAATCGCCCGGTCACCTGGCGTGGTCGGCGGCCATCACGCTCGGTGTTGGCTGTACGGCTCTCGCCTTTCTCATCTTCTTCCGCCTGATCGCCAATGTCGGCGCCGCGCGTGCGGTGACCGTCACCTTCCTCATCCCGCTCTTTGGCGTCCTCTGGGGCAACATCATTCTCGGCGAACGCCTCGACGCCGGGATGCTGGTCGGTGGCGCCATCGTCGTGCTGGGGACGGCGCTGGCAACGGGGGTGCTGCGCTGGCCGTCCCGTCGCCGGGCGTGA
- a CDS encoding patatin-like phospholipase family protein — MTPSPMRSLVLLFMLLALGGCASRPVNPPLAEADPDTGYRFQVRHAQQTKGKENLVILAFSGGGTRAAAFSYGVLEFLRRTEVAGPGGRTVRLLDTVDVITGVSGGSFTALAYGLYGDRLFAEYEQSFLKRDVQGEIVARTFSPKNWGNLWSLGWGRSELAAELYDEILFHGATFGDLDRGRGPLILASATDISTGARFVFNQNTFDVICSELNAVPLSRAAAASSAVPVVLSPVTINNYGGSCHTRLPPWVKLFTDAADPPRPAARAIRSLRDLQAFGDGVHRPYLHLVDGGVSDNVGMRAVLDTLEISQALHEAGAPTPLDGIRRVIVFIVNSLSSPPTHWDESESPPGTVSILLKSAGVPIDRYSYEAVELLRDMAARWNTLRLIGKSSAMAANKDPAVAAALRVPDAEIYAIDVSFPELRDKEELAYLNAQPTSFVLPDEAVDRLRAAAGRIIMDSPEFQRLLRDVGARIVADPQRPQASAATSAK, encoded by the coding sequence ATGACTCCGTCACCCATGCGATCCCTTGTCCTGCTCTTCATGCTTCTGGCGCTCGGCGGTTGTGCCAGCCGCCCGGTGAATCCGCCGCTTGCCGAGGCGGACCCGGATACGGGATACCGTTTCCAGGTGCGGCACGCGCAGCAGACAAAGGGAAAGGAGAACCTGGTCATTCTCGCCTTCTCGGGTGGCGGCACCCGTGCCGCGGCGTTTTCCTACGGCGTCCTCGAGTTCCTTCGCCGTACCGAAGTGGCGGGACCGGGGGGCCGGACTGTGCGCCTGCTCGATACCGTGGACGTCATCACCGGCGTCTCGGGCGGCAGCTTCACGGCGCTCGCCTACGGCCTCTACGGCGACAGGCTGTTCGCCGAGTACGAACAGAGCTTTCTGAAGCGCGACGTGCAGGGCGAGATCGTCGCCCGGACCTTCAGCCCGAAGAATTGGGGCAACCTCTGGTCACTGGGCTGGGGTCGTTCCGAGTTGGCGGCCGAACTGTACGACGAGATCCTGTTCCATGGAGCCACCTTCGGCGATCTGGACCGCGGCCGCGGGCCGTTGATCCTGGCTTCAGCGACCGACATCTCGACCGGTGCCCGTTTCGTCTTCAACCAGAACACCTTTGACGTCATCTGCTCGGAACTCAATGCCGTGCCCTTGTCGCGCGCCGCCGCCGCATCATCGGCCGTACCGGTGGTCCTCTCGCCGGTGACGATCAACAACTACGGCGGCAGCTGTCATACGCGCCTGCCGCCCTGGGTGAAACTGTTCACCGACGCCGCCGACCCGCCGCGACCGGCGGCGCGGGCGATCCGCTCGCTGCGTGACCTGCAGGCCTTCGGCGACGGCGTCCATCGGCCCTACCTGCATCTCGTCGACGGCGGCGTCTCCGACAACGTCGGCATGCGCGCCGTCCTCGACACGCTCGAGATCTCGCAGGCGCTGCATGAGGCGGGCGCGCCAACGCCGCTCGATGGCATCCGCCGGGTCATCGTCTTCATCGTGAACTCGCTCTCCTCGCCGCCGACGCACTGGGACGAATCCGAAAGCCCGCCCGGCACCGTGAGCATCCTGCTCAAGTCGGCCGGAGTACCGATAGACCGCTACTCCTATGAAGCCGTCGAGCTGTTGCGGGACATGGCGGCGCGCTGGAATACCTTGCGCCTGATCGGCAAGTCGTCGGCCATGGCGGCCAACAAGGATCCCGCGGTGGCCGCCGCGCTGCGCGTTCCGGATGCCGAGATCTATGCCATCGACGTGTCCTTTCCCGAACTGCGGGACAAGGAGGAACTGGCTTATCTCAACGCCCAGCCGACTTCGTTCGTTCTGCCCGACGAGGCCGTCGACCGTCTGCGCGCAGCGGCGGGGCGGATCATCATGGACTCGCCGGAATTCCAGCGCCTGCTGCGCGACGTCGGCGCGCGAATCGTAGCGGACCCGCAGCGGCCGCAGGCATCGGCGGCAACGAGCGCGAAGTAG
- a CDS encoding peroxidase-related enzyme (This protein belongs to a clade of uncharacterized proteins related to peroxidases such as the alkylhydroperoxidase AhpD.): protein MNSSISRFPVPALDEMPADVRSRILEVQEKAGFVPNVFLTLAHRPDEFRAFFAYHDALMEKESGLSKAEREMIVVATSGANQCQYCVVAHGAILRVRARNPLLADQVAVNYRKADITPRQRAMLEFSLKVALHSAEIGDADFAALREHGFSDQDIWDVGAVAAFFAMSNRLANMSSMRPNEEFFLMGRLPKG, encoded by the coding sequence ATGAACTCGTCGATCAGTCGCTTCCCCGTTCCCGCGCTCGATGAAATGCCGGCGGATGTGCGCAGCCGCATCCTGGAGGTACAGGAGAAGGCCGGTTTCGTTCCGAACGTCTTTCTCACGCTGGCACATCGCCCCGATGAGTTCCGCGCCTTCTTCGCCTACCACGACGCGCTGATGGAAAAGGAGAGCGGGCTCAGCAAGGCCGAGCGCGAGATGATCGTCGTCGCCACCAGCGGTGCCAACCAGTGCCAGTATTGCGTGGTCGCGCATGGCGCGATCCTGCGGGTGCGTGCGCGGAATCCGTTGCTGGCCGACCAGGTGGCGGTGAATTACCGCAAGGCAGACATCACGCCGCGGCAACGGGCGATGCTCGAGTTTTCGCTGAAAGTGGCGTTGCACTCGGCCGAAATCGGCGATGCAGACTTCGCGGCGTTGCGCGAGCACGGTTTTTCAGACCAGGACATCTGGGATGTCGGCGCGGTCGCAGCGTTCTTCGCGATGTCCAATCGTTTGGCCAACATGAGCTCGATGCGGCCGAACGAGGAGTTCTTCCTCATGGGCCGGTTGCCCAAAGGCTAG
- a CDS encoding DUF808 domain-containing protein, translated as MAGASLLALIDDIASVLDDVALMTKVAAKKTAGVLGDDLALNAQQVSGVRAERELPVVWAVAVGSLKNKLILVPAALAISRFLPWAVTPLLMLGGLYLCLEGVEKLAHKWLHKASEDDARAAELAALADGETDLQVVEADRIKGAIRTDFVLSAEIVVIALGTVAEQPFATQVAVLSGIGLLMTVGVYGIVAGIVKLDDLGLHLLKRPGVLAQTIGKGLLLAAPRLMRALTVIGTAAMFLVGGGILTHGIAQLHHAIEHAAALVGEVALVGGILKRLTPALLDALVGICGGSLALLGLKTLAAARTAIARAGRMPPPA; from the coding sequence ATGGCCGGAGCCAGCCTGCTCGCCCTGATCGATGACATTGCCAGCGTCCTCGACGATGTCGCCCTGATGACCAAGGTGGCAGCGAAGAAAACCGCCGGTGTTCTCGGCGACGACCTGGCGCTGAACGCGCAGCAGGTTTCCGGAGTACGTGCCGAGCGCGAACTGCCGGTGGTCTGGGCAGTTGCCGTCGGTTCCCTGAAGAACAAGCTGATCCTGGTGCCAGCCGCCCTGGCGATCAGCCGCTTCCTGCCGTGGGCGGTTACGCCGCTGCTCATGCTGGGCGGTCTGTACCTGTGTCTCGAAGGAGTCGAGAAACTGGCGCACAAATGGTTGCACAAGGCGTCGGAGGACGATGCCCGCGCCGCCGAACTGGCGGCGCTCGCCGACGGCGAGACCGACCTGCAGGTTGTCGAGGCAGACCGGATCAAGGGCGCCATACGTACGGACTTCGTCCTCTCCGCCGAGATCGTCGTCATCGCCCTCGGCACCGTCGCCGAACAGCCGTTCGCCACACAGGTCGCAGTGCTGTCGGGAATCGGACTGCTGATGACCGTCGGCGTCTACGGCATCGTCGCCGGCATCGTCAAACTGGACGACCTCGGCTTGCACCTGCTCAAGCGACCTGGCGTGCTGGCGCAGACGATCGGCAAGGGCCTGCTGCTGGCAGCGCCGCGGCTGATGCGCGCACTGACGGTGATCGGCACGGCGGCGATGTTCCTTGTCGGCGGCGGCATCCTGACGCACGGCATCGCGCAGCTGCATCACGCGATCGAGCATGCAGCCGCGCTGGTGGGTGAAGTCGCGCTGGTCGGCGGCATACTCAAGCGGCTGACGCCGGCCCTGCTCGACGCCCTCGTCGGCATCTGCGGCGGCAGCCTGGCGTTGCTCGGGCTGAAAACCCTCGCCGCCGCGCGGACGGCGATCGCCCGTGCCGGCAGGATGCCGCCGCCCGCCTGA
- a CDS encoding alanine--glyoxylate aminotransferase family protein, with translation MPALLPQPDPEGLLEYSVVYTDRSLNHMSQRFQGVMRDIARILKTVYNGTTAVVVPGSGTFGMEAVARQFATGRKCLIIRNGWFSFRWTQILDIGQIPSASIVLKARRVGEERHAPFVPPPIDEVVARILEEKPDLVFAPHVETASGMILPGDYLRAVGEAVRAVDGLFVLDCVASGAIWVDMVAHHVDILISAPQKGWSGIPCCALVVLGERARARIDATSSSSFACDLKKWMQIMETYENGGHAYHATMPTDALAALRDVMRETENYGFERVRQEQQEVGLRVRALLAGKGFASVAAEGFQAPGVVVSYADDPEIQSGRRFAAIGLQIAAGVPLQCDEPADFSTFRIGLFGLEKLHNPDRTVRNLADALELLTRPEPTAVA, from the coding sequence GTGCCCGCACTGCTGCCCCAACCCGATCCAGAGGGTCTGCTCGAATACTCGGTGGTCTATACCGATCGCTCCCTGAACCACATGTCGCAGCGTTTCCAGGGGGTCATGCGCGATATCGCGCGGATCCTCAAGACGGTCTACAACGGCACGACCGCGGTCGTCGTGCCCGGCAGCGGAACCTTCGGCATGGAGGCCGTCGCGCGCCAGTTTGCCACCGGTCGCAAGTGCCTGATCATCCGCAATGGCTGGTTCAGCTTCCGCTGGACGCAGATTCTCGACATCGGGCAGATTCCCTCGGCGAGCATCGTGCTCAAGGCACGGCGCGTCGGCGAGGAAAGGCACGCGCCGTTCGTTCCGCCGCCGATCGATGAGGTCGTCGCGCGCATTCTGGAAGAGAAGCCGGACCTCGTCTTCGCGCCGCATGTCGAAACCGCGTCGGGAATGATCCTTCCGGGCGACTACCTGCGCGCGGTCGGCGAGGCGGTGCGCGCCGTCGACGGCCTGTTCGTGCTTGATTGCGTGGCTTCCGGTGCGATCTGGGTTGACATGGTCGCGCACCACGTCGACATCCTGATCAGCGCGCCGCAAAAGGGCTGGAGCGGCATCCCCTGCTGTGCCCTGGTCGTGCTCGGCGAGCGCGCGCGCGCGCGCATCGACGCCACGAGCAGCAGCAGCTTCGCCTGTGACCTGAAGAAGTGGATGCAGATCATGGAGACCTACGAGAATGGTGGCCACGCCTACCACGCCACGATGCCGACGGACGCTCTGGCGGCGCTGCGCGACGTCATGCGCGAGACGGAGAACTACGGTTTCGAGCGCGTCCGCCAGGAGCAACAGGAGGTCGGCCTGCGGGTTCGCGCGCTGCTTGCCGGCAAGGGGTTCGCGAGCGTTGCCGCCGAGGGCTTCCAGGCGCCTGGTGTCGTCGTCAGCTACGCCGACGATCCCGAGATCCAGTCCGGCCGCCGCTTTGCGGCCATCGGTCTGCAGATTGCGGCCGGCGTGCCGCTGCAGTGCGACGAGCCGGCCGATTTCAGCACTTTCCGCATCGGCCTCTTCGGGCTTGAGAAGCTGCACAACCCCGACCGCACGGTACGCAATCTTGCCGATGCCCTCGAACTGCTGACTCGTCCGGAACCGACAGCGGTGGCCTGA
- a CDS encoding SUMF1/EgtB/PvdO family nonheme iron enzyme — protein MSAERETRGGVAGGGPAVSGGPAADGVVNPYPGLAAFRPEGHRFFFGRERDTERVLERLAASRLVSIVGSSGAGKSSLVAAGVVARLAERPGGLAYLPCEPQSNPCRQLAELLVRSGPLAARVELRAALLEHELADANEEPLERAITVALRQMPQPALLLLDQFEQVFTCTPPASARRLRVLLDSLLAIDTLHIVLTLRSEFTARLLDWLGEDLLRASLLVLGPITSETALRAIITGPAAALGVPVQPDLLAALLPAAIAARGALPLIALTLERLYEQRDAEQGLTLDAYQRIGGLASAIGSVAADIDRLIEEDGELGAACPRLFAELATVIDQVPTRRIFDVAALGDDPPLARLVELLRRRGFVVDGDDRHIELAHETLLSHWPHLRQWCARYRDSLVLRRQVKQAAREWRRTAEQSDGEQAAGGSLEGSAGRWRWEQQRPALLALHELAHRPLPPADADFRDTGIAVWRGLAGGMEKYLHAFLRPEPLMLLDELAVDGTTHERREEIGLRLNQMGDPRRGVGLAADGLPDIAWVDVAAGEVEIERLVQHRFAVDRLSVARYPVTWQQYGAFITAADGYHDRRWWHRLVQRKQPGEARWSGNNHPAINVCWADAIAFCRWLNARWCLGGALVVRLPTEWEWQWIAQGGASHHRYPWGDDWQSARANSHESGIGRTIAVGMYPLGAAAGGVDDLAGNVWEWCLNEYDVPSDTQVGGNRPRALRGGSWLDFPGDLRCGRRESFPPDERDGDIGFRIVLAQPFEPA, from the coding sequence ATGAGCGCCGAGCGGGAGACGCGGGGCGGGGTGGCCGGCGGGGGCCCTGCCGTCAGTGGCGGGCCTGCGGCGGATGGCGTCGTCAATCCCTATCCGGGTCTGGCCGCTTTCAGGCCCGAGGGGCACCGCTTCTTTTTCGGTCGCGAGCGCGACACGGAGCGCGTGCTCGAGCGGCTGGCTGCGAGCCGTCTGGTCAGTATCGTCGGCAGCTCGGGTGCGGGCAAGTCTTCCCTGGTTGCCGCCGGTGTCGTCGCCAGGCTGGCCGAGCGGCCAGGTGGTCTCGCTTACCTGCCATGCGAGCCGCAGTCGAACCCGTGCCGGCAACTGGCGGAACTGCTCGTGCGCTCGGGGCCACTGGCGGCTCGCGTCGAGTTGCGGGCCGCGCTGCTCGAGCACGAACTGGCGGACGCCAATGAGGAGCCTCTGGAGCGGGCGATCACGGTGGCGTTGCGGCAGATGCCGCAGCCGGCTCTGTTGCTGCTCGACCAGTTCGAGCAAGTGTTTACCTGCACCCCGCCGGCGAGTGCACGTCGTCTTCGCGTTCTGCTCGATTCGCTGCTGGCCATTGACACCCTGCACATCGTGCTGACCCTGCGCAGCGAGTTCACGGCGCGCCTGCTGGACTGGCTTGGCGAGGACCTTCTGCGTGCGTCGCTGCTGGTCCTCGGTCCGATCACCAGCGAGACGGCGCTGCGGGCGATCATCACTGGCCCGGCGGCCGCGCTGGGCGTGCCGGTGCAGCCGGATCTGCTGGCAGCACTGCTGCCGGCGGCAATCGCTGCCCGGGGAGCCCTGCCCCTGATCGCTCTGACCCTCGAGCGGCTCTACGAGCAGCGCGACGCTGAACAGGGACTGACGCTTGACGCCTATCAGCGAATCGGCGGCTTGGCGAGCGCCATCGGCAGTGTCGCCGCCGACATCGACAGACTGATCGAGGAGGACGGCGAGCTGGGCGCGGCGTGCCCGCGGCTGTTCGCCGAGCTGGCGACGGTGATCGACCAGGTGCCCACCCGCCGCATCTTCGACGTCGCCGCGCTGGGTGACGATCCGCCACTGGCGCGCCTGGTCGAACTGCTGCGCCGGCGGGGTTTCGTCGTCGATGGCGATGACCGCCACATCGAGCTGGCGCACGAGACGCTGCTCAGCCACTGGCCGCACCTGCGCCAGTGGTGTGCGCGCTATCGCGACAGCCTGGTGCTGCGGCGGCAGGTCAAGCAGGCCGCACGCGAATGGCGCCGGACCGCCGAGCAGAGCGACGGCGAGCAGGCCGCCGGCGGCAGCCTCGAGGGCAGCGCCGGGCGCTGGCGCTGGGAACAGCAGCGACCAGCCCTGCTGGCTCTGCACGAGCTTGCCCATCGTCCGCTGCCGCCAGCCGACGCCGACTTTCGTGATACCGGCATCGCCGTCTGGCGCGGACTCGCCGGTGGCATGGAGAAGTACCTGCACGCCTTCCTGCGGCCGGAACCGCTGATGCTCCTCGACGAGTTGGCGGTCGACGGCACGACGCATGAGCGCCGTGAGGAAATCGGCCTGCGCCTGAACCAGATGGGCGATCCGCGGCGCGGTGTCGGCCTTGCCGCCGACGGTCTACCCGACATCGCCTGGGTCGATGTCGCTGCCGGCGAGGTCGAGATCGAAAGGCTGGTGCAGCACCGCTTTGCGGTCGACCGCCTGAGCGTGGCGCGCTACCCGGTCACTTGGCAGCAGTACGGCGCCTTCATCACGGCCGCCGACGGCTATCATGACCGGCGCTGGTGGCACCGGCTCGTGCAGCGCAAGCAGCCCGGCGAGGCGCGTTGGTCTGGCAACAACCACCCGGCGATCAACGTCTGCTGGGCCGACGCGATCGCTTTCTGTCGCTGGCTCAACGCGCGCTGGTGCCTGGGGGGAGCGCTGGTGGTGCGCCTGCCGACCGAGTGGGAGTGGCAGTGGATTGCCCAGGGCGGTGCCAGTCACCACCGCTACCCGTGGGGCGACGACTGGCAGTCGGCGCGGGCGAACAGCCACGAGAGCGGTATCGGCCGTACCATAGCCGTCGGCATGTATCCGCTCGGTGCCGCGGCCGGCGGTGTCGACGATCTTGCCGGCAACGTTTGGGAATGGTGCCTGAACGAGTATGACGTGCCGAGCGACACGCAGGTCGGCGGCAATCGGCCACGCGCCCTGCGTGGCGGATCATGGCTCGATTTCCCGGGCGATCTGCGCTGCGGCAGGCGAGAGTCCTTCCCACCCGACGAACGCGACGGCGACATCGGCTTCCGGATCGTGCTGGCGCAACCGTTTGAGCCAGCCTAG
- a CDS encoding lipocalin family protein — MRLLLLCCGLLLGGCTGIPDGIAPVSNFQLDRYLGKWYEIARLDHSFERGLSDVSAQYRLLPDGRIEVLNRGYSAEQRGWKEAIGRALPLGDASVGSLKVSFFGPFYGGYHIVALDERDYRWSLVVGPSREYLWILSRERELPPALRQRLIEQASDLGFDTSRLIWVGQERPDA, encoded by the coding sequence CTGCGCCTCCTGCTTCTCTGTTGTGGGCTGCTGCTCGGCGGCTGCACCGGCATCCCGGACGGCATCGCGCCGGTGAGCAACTTCCAGCTCGATCGCTACCTCGGCAAGTGGTACGAGATCGCCCGCCTCGACCATTCGTTCGAACGCGGCCTGAGCGACGTGTCGGCACAGTACCGTCTGCTGCCCGACGGCCGTATCGAGGTGCTCAATCGCGGCTACAGCGCCGAGCAGCGCGGCTGGAAGGAGGCGATCGGCAGGGCGCTGCCGCTTGGCGACGCCAGCGTCGGCTCGCTCAAGGTCTCGTTCTTCGGACCCTTCTACGGCGGCTACCACATCGTCGCCCTCGACGAGCGTGACTACCGCTGGTCGCTGGTCGTCGGCCCGAGCCGCGAGTATCTCTGGATCCTGTCGCGCGAGCGCGAGTTGCCGCCGGCGCTCCGCCAGCGGCTGATCGAGCAGGCAAGCGATCTCGGCTTTGACACCAGTCGTCTGATCTGGGTTGGCCAGGAGCGGCCGGACGCTTGA
- the thiS gene encoding sulfur carrier protein ThiS: MELLINGESRSFPASLTVAELVLALAHGGKRIAVERNGEIVPRGLHAETALADGDRIEIVVAVGGG; this comes from the coding sequence ATGGAACTTCTGATCAACGGCGAAAGCCGCAGCTTTCCCGCGTCGCTGACGGTCGCCGAACTCGTCCTTGCACTCGCGCACGGTGGCAAGCGGATTGCTGTCGAGCGCAACGGGGAGATCGTTCCGCGCGGCCTGCATGCCGAAACAGCGCTTGCCGATGGCGACCGGATCGAGATCGTGGTGGCCGTCGGCGGCGGCTGA
- a CDS encoding thiazole synthase: protein MHPSPHSLTIAGRTYRSRLLVGTGKYKDFAETRAAIDAAGAEIITVAIRRTNIGQNAGEPNLLDVLPPSRFTILPNTAGCYTAADAVRTLRLARELLDGHALCKLEVLGDPASLFPNMPETLQAARTLVSEGFEVMVYCADDPIQARMLEDIGCVAVMPLASLIGSGMGIVNPWNLRLIIDNAQVPVLVDAGVGTASDAAIAMELGCDGVLMNTAIAHARDPVLMASAMKKAVEAGREAFLAGRMARKYYSADPSSPTTGLIGS, encoded by the coding sequence ATGCACCCTTCACCCCACAGCCTGACGATCGCTGGCCGGACCTACCGCTCGCGTCTGCTCGTCGGTACCGGCAAGTACAAGGATTTTGCCGAGACGCGGGCAGCGATCGACGCCGCCGGCGCCGAGATCATCACCGTCGCCATCCGCCGCACCAACATCGGCCAGAATGCCGGTGAGCCGAACCTGCTCGACGTGCTGCCGCCGTCGCGTTTCACCATCCTGCCGAATACTGCCGGTTGCTACACGGCGGCTGATGCGGTGCGGACCCTGCGCCTCGCGCGCGAACTGCTCGATGGGCACGCGCTGTGCAAGCTCGAGGTCCTGGGTGATCCGGCGAGTCTCTTCCCGAACATGCCGGAGACGCTGCAGGCCGCACGGACGCTCGTCAGCGAGGGCTTCGAGGTGATGGTCTACTGTGCCGACGATCCGATCCAGGCGCGCATGCTCGAGGACATCGGTTGCGTCGCAGTGATGCCACTGGCGTCGTTGATCGGGTCCGGCATGGGGATCGTCAATCCCTGGAACCTGAGGCTGATCATCGACAATGCGCAGGTTCCCGTGCTGGTCGATGCCGGCGTCGGTACCGCATCGGATGCGGCGATCGCCATGGAACTCGGCTGTGACGGCGTGCTGATGAACACCGCCATTGCCCATGCGCGTGACCCGGTGCTGATGGCGAGTGCCATGAAGAAGGCGGTCGAGGCCGGGCGAGAGGCTTTCCTTGCCGGACGCATGGCCCGCAAGTACTACTCGGCGGATCCCTCGTCACCGACGACCGGGCTGATCGGCTCCTAG
- the trmB gene encoding tRNA (guanosine(46)-N7)-methyltransferase TrmB, with protein sequence MAGGETVGRAGGAAHIRSFVRRQGRLSNAQQRYHEQMMTRIGVPYRATAVDLDLLFGRQAARILEIGFGMGETSAAIAAAHPETDYLGVEVHTPGVGSLCKLVAEMGLTNLRIVQHDAVEVLRDMLPPASLDGAHIFFPDPWPKTRHHKRRLLQPPFVALLVSRLRPGAYIHCATDWEDYAQQMLAVLSAESLLENTAAGFAPRPAHRQPTRFEERGLRLGHGVWDLLFRRRQDSLQAEDHRQDQLA encoded by the coding sequence ATGGCTGGTGGCGAGACGGTGGGTCGCGCCGGCGGCGCGGCGCACATCCGCAGTTTCGTGCGGCGGCAGGGACGGCTGTCGAATGCCCAGCAGCGCTACCATGAGCAGATGATGACGCGCATCGGCGTTCCCTATCGTGCGACCGCGGTCGACCTTGACCTGCTGTTCGGGCGGCAGGCCGCCCGCATCCTCGAGATCGGCTTCGGCATGGGCGAAACCTCGGCGGCGATTGCCGCAGCGCATCCGGAAACCGACTATCTCGGCGTCGAGGTCCATACGCCGGGAGTCGGCAGCCTGTGCAAGCTGGTCGCCGAGATGGGGCTGACGAACCTGCGCATCGTCCAGCACGACGCGGTCGAGGTGCTGCGCGACATGCTTCCGCCGGCCTCGCTGGACGGGGCACACATCTTCTTCCCGGATCCCTGGCCGAAGACGCGCCATCACAAGCGGCGTCTGCTGCAGCCGCCGTTCGTGGCGCTGCTCGTCAGTCGCCTGCGTCCCGGCGCCTACATCCACTGCGCCACCGATTGGGAGGACTACGCGCAGCAGATGCTGGCCGTCCTGTCGGCCGAGAGCCTGCTGGAGAATACCGCTGCCGGTTTCGCGCCGCGTCCCGCCCATCGTCAACCGACCCGGTTCGAGGAGCGTGGCCTGCGTCTCGGGCATGGCGTGTGGGATCTGCTGTTCCGCCGGCGGCAGGATTCACTGCAGGCGGAAGATCACCGGCAGGATCAACTCGCGTGA
- a CDS encoding energy transducer TonB produces the protein MSFQLLAALAISLLLHAAVLWWNVVEFRPPPTPRLQAWLPPLTRAGPASDEPLLKNTLSSEPSPTAATPPPRPATAAAAATARTVARRQIEAAQRRLSQHLYYPPEAVARGIEGEVRVLLRLADDGSIVDVQIAASSGHAILDQAAVKAAYAMGRANWAQSRELILPVIFRLQ, from the coding sequence ATGTCGTTTCAGCTGCTTGCCGCCCTTGCCATCTCGCTCCTCCTGCACGCCGCCGTGCTGTGGTGGAACGTCGTCGAATTCAGGCCACCGCCGACACCGCGGCTGCAGGCTTGGCTGCCGCCGCTCACCCGGGCGGGACCCGCCAGCGACGAGCCGCTGCTGAAGAACACGCTGTCCAGCGAGCCGTCGCCGACGGCAGCCACGCCACCACCGCGGCCGGCCACGGCCGCGGCAGCGGCCACGGCGAGGACGGTGGCCCGACGTCAGATCGAGGCAGCGCAACGCAGACTCTCGCAGCACCTCTACTATCCACCCGAAGCCGTCGCTCGTGGCATCGAGGGTGAGGTCCGCGTGCTCCTGCGGCTGGCCGACGATGGCAGCATCGTCGACGTCCAGATTGCTGCCAGCAGTGGCCACGCCATCCTCGACCAGGCGGCGGTGAAGGCGGCGTACGCCATGGGTCGGGCCAACTGGGCGCAGTCACGCGAGTTGATCCTGCCGGTGATCTTCCGCCTGCAGTGA